From Phenylobacterium immobile (ATCC 35973), a single genomic window includes:
- the mce gene encoding methylmalonyl-CoA epimerase — translation MIGRLNHVGVATPSIAEAVLVWRDMLGADAIRPTFDMVEQGVRVCFIDLPNGQIELIEPLGESSPLHGFLARNPRGGQHHLCFEVEDIIATRDALMAKGATILNAGQPRIGAHGVPVIFVRPADMGGVLIELMAKPEETH, via the coding sequence ATGATCGGTCGTTTGAACCATGTCGGGGTTGCGACCCCCTCTATCGCCGAGGCGGTTTTGGTGTGGCGCGACATGCTGGGCGCCGACGCCATCCGGCCAACATTCGACATGGTCGAGCAGGGCGTGCGGGTCTGCTTCATAGATCTGCCCAATGGCCAGATCGAGCTTATCGAACCGCTGGGCGAAAGCTCGCCGCTGCATGGCTTCCTGGCGCGCAACCCGCGCGGAGGGCAGCATCACCTCTGTTTCGAGGTTGAGGACATCATTGCGACACGCGACGCCCTGATGGCCAAGGGCGCCACGATCCTGAATGCGGGCCAGCCACGGATCGGCGCCCACGGCGTGCCGGTGATCTTCGTGCGGCCCGCTGACATGGGCGGCGTCTTGATCGAGTTGATGGCTAAACCTGAGGAGACGCACTGA
- the mltG gene encoding endolytic transglycosylase MltG produces the protein MARTRRRAQNRRRRLAPAFRRPTALGAIGQGAIALAACLGLAALWTGWTYLGPGPDAVSGGLVSIVLPKGAGVGDIAEQLKDARVIRSESVFIMVARATGAAGGLKAGEYEFRQGAPMADVLADIRAGKVVRRMVTIPEGWTSAMAAEAVGKSAVLTGSTVTPEEGVLLPETYRVERGQTRQSVLARMEKAQGDLLAELWPGRQKDLPFKTQREAVTLASIVEKETGLASERPRIAAVFINRLRRGMRLESDPTIIYGVTAGRPLGRRILASEIAAPTAYNTYQIDGLPPTPIANPGRDAIAAVLNPPKTTELFFVADGQGGHVFASDYATHQANVARYRAYQRSQGIR, from the coding sequence GTGGCCCGCACGCGCCGTCGTGCGCAGAACCGACGTCGCCGTCTTGCCCCGGCTTTCCGACGCCCCACAGCTCTGGGTGCGATCGGCCAGGGCGCCATCGCGCTGGCGGCGTGCCTGGGCCTGGCTGCGCTTTGGACGGGCTGGACCTACCTGGGGCCAGGCCCGGACGCGGTCTCCGGCGGGCTGGTGTCGATCGTCCTGCCGAAGGGCGCCGGCGTCGGCGACATCGCCGAGCAGTTGAAGGATGCCCGTGTCATTCGCTCCGAGAGCGTCTTCATCATGGTGGCGCGCGCGACGGGCGCCGCCGGTGGACTGAAGGCCGGCGAGTACGAGTTCCGACAAGGTGCGCCTATGGCCGACGTCCTGGCGGACATTCGGGCGGGCAAGGTGGTGCGCCGCATGGTGACGATCCCCGAGGGCTGGACCAGCGCCATGGCCGCCGAGGCCGTCGGCAAATCCGCCGTGCTGACGGGATCGACGGTTACGCCCGAGGAAGGGGTGCTACTGCCTGAGACCTACCGCGTCGAACGTGGGCAGACCCGGCAATCGGTGCTGGCGCGGATGGAGAAGGCTCAGGGCGACCTCCTCGCGGAGCTGTGGCCGGGGCGGCAGAAGGATTTGCCGTTCAAGACGCAGCGCGAGGCGGTGACGCTGGCTTCGATCGTCGAGAAGGAGACGGGGCTCGCTTCGGAGCGTCCACGGATCGCGGCGGTCTTCATCAACCGGCTGCGGAGGGGCATGCGGTTGGAGAGCGACCCGACGATCATCTATGGCGTGACCGCAGGCCGGCCGCTAGGACGCCGGATCTTGGCCTCGGAGATTGCTGCGCCGACAGCCTACAACACCTATCAGATCGACGGACTGCCGCCGACGCCAATCGCCAATCCGGGCCGCGACGCCATTGCTGCGGTGTTGAATCCGCCTAAGACCACCGAGCTATTCTTCGTGGCCGACGGCCAGGGGGGGCATGTTTTCGCCTCGGACTATGCGACCCATCAAGCCAATGTGGCGCGCTATCGCGCCTACCAGCGAAGTCAGGGCATCCGATGA
- a CDS encoding DUF1467 family protein — MGVLTGFAIYLTVWWTVLFVVLPLGTVTHAEADIRLTDGSDPGSPVNPNLKKKFITTTWVSALVWLMIWAVIHFHLINLSDLPWRS; from the coding sequence ATGGGCGTTCTGACCGGATTTGCGATCTACCTGACCGTCTGGTGGACGGTGTTGTTCGTCGTCCTGCCGCTGGGCACGGTGACCCACGCCGAAGCCGACATCAGGTTGACCGATGGCAGCGACCCGGGTTCCCCGGTGAACCCGAACCTGAAGAAGAAGTTCATCACCACCACCTGGGTGTCGGCGCTTGTCTGGTTGATGATCTGGGCGGTGATCCATTTCCACCTGATCAACCTGTCTGATCTGCCCTGGCGCAGCTAA
- a CDS encoding cation:proton antiporter, whose product MPHDDSLILILVAGFVLAFVFGMLALRLKLSPLVGYLLAGVVVSPFTPGWAADSGLASQLAEIGVILLMFGVGLHFSVADLMKVRKVAIPGAVVQIAAATLLGWGVGRLCGMGDAEALLMGFALSVASTVVLLRALEERKAVKSDAGRIAVGWLIVEDLVMVLALVLLPLVASAASGAATPASIAIRVGATLLSVTAFIALMLVVGGRVLPWLLVKIAHTRSRELFTLGVLAIALGIAWLAYAVFGASFALGAFIAGVVLNGTPLGHNAAERSLPLRDAFAVLFFVSVGMLFDPRVLVEAPLEVAAVLAIIVVGKAIAALMIGAVFKVERGASLTIAASLAQIGEFSFILAGLGLKLHILSRETHDLILAAALLSIVLNPFAFRLADRLRGAPKAAEASA is encoded by the coding sequence ATGCCGCACGACGACAGCTTGATCCTGATCCTGGTCGCCGGATTCGTGCTGGCCTTCGTCTTCGGCATGCTGGCGCTACGCCTCAAGCTGTCGCCCCTGGTCGGCTATCTGCTGGCGGGCGTGGTGGTGAGCCCGTTCACACCAGGCTGGGCGGCCGACAGCGGCCTGGCCTCACAGTTGGCTGAGATTGGCGTGATCCTGCTGATGTTCGGGGTCGGTCTGCACTTCTCGGTCGCCGACCTGATGAAGGTGCGCAAGGTCGCCATCCCTGGCGCCGTCGTGCAGATCGCGGCGGCCACTCTGCTGGGGTGGGGCGTGGGTCGGCTATGCGGGATGGGCGACGCCGAGGCGCTGCTGATGGGCTTTGCGCTCTCCGTCGCCTCAACAGTGGTTCTGCTGCGCGCGCTCGAGGAGCGCAAGGCGGTAAAGAGCGACGCTGGCCGCATCGCCGTCGGCTGGCTGATCGTCGAAGACCTGGTGATGGTCCTGGCGCTGGTCCTTCTACCGCTGGTTGCGAGCGCGGCCTCCGGCGCCGCCACCCCCGCGTCGATCGCCATTAGGGTTGGCGCGACCCTCCTCAGCGTCACGGCCTTCATCGCCCTGATGTTGGTGGTGGGCGGCCGGGTGCTGCCCTGGCTTCTCGTAAAGATCGCTCATACCCGATCGCGCGAACTCTTCACCCTAGGCGTTCTGGCGATCGCCCTAGGCATCGCCTGGTTGGCCTATGCCGTCTTTGGCGCATCATTCGCGCTCGGCGCCTTCATCGCCGGCGTCGTCTTGAATGGCACTCCGCTTGGCCACAACGCTGCGGAGCGTTCGCTGCCGCTGCGCGACGCTTTCGCCGTCCTGTTTTTCGTCTCGGTGGGCATGTTGTTCGATCCGCGTGTGCTGGTCGAAGCGCCGCTTGAGGTCGCCGCGGTGCTGGCGATCATCGTGGTAGGCAAGGCCATCGCGGCGCTGATGATCGGCGCGGTCTTCAAGGTCGAGCGCGGCGCGAGCCTGACCATCGCCGCCAGTCTCGCTCAGATCGGCGAGTTCTCTTTTATTCTCGCGGGGTTAGGATTGAAGCTTCATATTCTTTCGCGCGAAACCCACGACTTGATCCTGGCCGCGGCGCTGCTATCGATCGTGCTTAATCCGTTCGCCTTCCGATTGGCCGACCGACTGCGCGGCGCGCCGAAGGCGGCGGAGGCGTCAGCTTAG
- the gmk gene encoding guanylate kinase: MSDDHGRPWETQRRGLLLLVSSPSGAGKTSLSRRLVADYSDMVLSISATTRAPRPGEQEGREYFFKTREAFEAMIAAGELLEWAEVNKNLYGTPKAPVMAALETGKDVLFDIDWQGAAQVAEHAPHDSVRVFILPPSWTDLSRRLHARAQDSEAVIRARLDLGKQEIERWAAYDYVIVNKDFDRAYADLGHIYRAERMKPGRNPWLPGFVDSLLDETI; this comes from the coding sequence ATGAGCGATGACCACGGCCGGCCTTGGGAAACCCAGCGTCGCGGCCTTCTGCTGCTCGTATCCAGCCCCTCGGGCGCCGGGAAGACCTCGTTGTCGCGCCGTCTGGTGGCCGACTATTCCGATATGGTCCTGTCGATATCGGCGACGACACGGGCGCCCCGGCCGGGCGAGCAAGAGGGGCGCGAGTACTTCTTCAAGACCCGCGAAGCCTTCGAAGCGATGATCGCAGCCGGCGAACTTCTGGAGTGGGCTGAGGTCAACAAGAACCTCTACGGCACGCCGAAGGCGCCGGTGATGGCGGCCTTGGAGACCGGCAAGGATGTGCTGTTCGATATCGACTGGCAGGGTGCGGCCCAGGTCGCTGAGCATGCGCCGCACGACAGTGTGCGCGTGTTCATTCTCCCGCCGTCCTGGACCGACCTGTCGCGCCGCCTGCATGCGCGCGCTCAGGATTCAGAAGCTGTGATCCGCGCGCGCCTCGATCTGGGCAAGCAGGAGATCGAGCGCTGGGCCGCCTATGATTATGTGATCGTCAACAAGGATTTCGACCGCGCCTACGCGGACCTCGGGCATATCTATCGCGCCGAGCGGATGAAGCCCGGCCGCAACCCTTGGCTGCCGGGCTTTGTCGACAGCCTGCTTGACGAGACGATCTAA
- the fabF gene encoding beta-ketoacyl-ACP synthase II, with translation MSTTARRVVVTGIGLLTPLGQGTELSWKAILEGKSGAGRITTFDPTDYACQVACEVPRVDGRGGGGPEIEGSFDPDKTMSPKDQRRVDDFILYAMAAADEAVRDADWMPTDEHERRRTGVILGSGIGGLATIERTSIELAEKGPRRVSPFFIPSALINLGSGQVSIRYGFKGPNHAVVTACATGAHAVGDATRLIKYGDADVMLAGGAEAAICPVGIAGFIACRAMSTGFNDSPQKASRPYDKGRDGFVMGEGAGVLVLEEYEHAKARGAKIYAEVVGYGLAGDAYHITAPVEDGDGGFRAMEAAIRDAGISPADIDYVNAHGTSTPLGDEIELGAVSRLMGESVNGLTMSSTKSATGHLLGAAGAIEAAFTCLAIRDQIAPPTINLDDPSVETPIDLVPNKPKPMAINVALSNSFGFGGTNASVIFKKV, from the coding sequence TTGAGCACCACTGCCCGCCGCGTCGTCGTCACCGGAATCGGCCTTCTGACCCCGTTGGGTCAGGGGACGGAGCTGAGCTGGAAGGCGATTCTCGAAGGCAAGTCCGGGGCCGGTCGGATCACCACGTTCGACCCCACCGACTACGCCTGCCAGGTCGCCTGCGAAGTGCCGCGGGTGGATGGCCGGGGCGGCGGCGGACCTGAGATCGAGGGCTCGTTCGATCCTGACAAGACCATGTCGCCGAAGGATCAGCGCCGGGTCGACGACTTCATCCTTTACGCCATGGCCGCCGCCGACGAGGCTGTCCGCGATGCCGACTGGATGCCGACGGACGAACATGAACGTCGGCGCACGGGCGTTATCCTGGGATCGGGCATCGGCGGCTTGGCGACGATTGAACGGACTTCCATCGAACTGGCGGAGAAGGGTCCTCGGCGGGTCAGCCCGTTCTTCATCCCCTCGGCGCTGATCAACCTGGGAAGCGGCCAGGTCTCGATCCGCTACGGTTTCAAGGGTCCTAACCACGCGGTTGTCACCGCCTGCGCGACGGGCGCCCATGCGGTCGGCGACGCGACGCGCCTGATCAAATATGGCGACGCGGACGTGATGCTGGCGGGCGGGGCGGAAGCAGCGATCTGCCCGGTCGGCATCGCCGGCTTCATCGCCTGCCGCGCGATGTCCACCGGGTTCAACGACTCCCCTCAAAAGGCCAGCCGCCCCTACGACAAAGGCCGGGACGGGTTTGTCATGGGCGAGGGTGCGGGCGTCCTGGTGCTGGAAGAATACGAACACGCCAAGGCGCGTGGCGCGAAGATTTACGCCGAGGTCGTCGGCTACGGATTGGCCGGCGACGCCTATCACATCACTGCGCCTGTCGAAGACGGCGACGGCGGCTTCCGGGCCATGGAGGCGGCGATCCGCGACGCCGGCATCAGCCCTGCCGATATCGACTACGTGAACGCCCACGGGACCTCGACGCCGCTCGGCGACGAGATCGAGCTTGGCGCGGTGTCGCGGTTGATGGGCGAGTCGGTGAACGGCCTGACCATGAGCTCGACGAAATCGGCGACAGGGCACCTCCTGGGCGCTGCGGGGGCGATCGAGGCGGCCTTCACCTGCTTGGCGATCCGCGACCAGATCGCGCCGCCGACGATCAATCTTGACGATCCGTCGGTGGAGACGCCGATCGATCTGGTGCCGAACAAGCCCAAGCCGATGGCGATCAATGTGGCGCTGTCCAACAGCTTCGGCTTCGGCGGCACCAACGCCTCGGTGATCTTCAAGAAAGTCTGA
- the proS gene encoding proline--tRNA ligase, which yields MRLSRYFMPTLRDAPADAQIVSHQLMLRAGMIRQEAAGIYAWLPLGLKVLKKIEQIVREEMNRAGAVEILMPTLQLADLWRESGRYEAYGEEMLRIKDRHERDLLYGPTAEEVVTDIFRSYVKSYKDLPKNLYNIQWKFRDERRPRFGVMRGREFLMKDAYSFDVDEAAARRAYNRMFLAYLNVYSRLGLKAIPVRADTGPIGGDLSHEFIILAETGESEVFAHRDLVEMGAPGADIDWDGDLQPLVDQRTRLYAASDEMHDPARFEAEAPEDKRMMARGIEVGHIFYFGEKYSKPMKASVTGPDGVDKPVHMGSYGVGVSRLVAGIIEASHDDAGIIWPDSVAPFGVGIVNLRPGDAAVDAASEEAYRALAAFDPLLDDTDQRPGAKFAAMDLVGIPWQLVIGPKGLADGVVELKRRATGEKQSLPLTDALKAIGA from the coding sequence ATGCGTCTGTCGCGTTACTTCATGCCTACCCTGCGCGACGCGCCGGCCGACGCCCAGATCGTGTCGCACCAGTTGATGTTGCGCGCCGGCATGATCCGCCAGGAGGCCGCCGGCATCTACGCCTGGCTGCCGCTGGGCCTGAAGGTGCTGAAGAAGATCGAACAGATTGTCCGTGAGGAGATGAACCGCGCCGGCGCCGTCGAAATCCTCATGCCGACGCTGCAACTCGCCGACCTGTGGCGCGAGAGCGGCCGCTATGAAGCCTATGGCGAGGAGATGCTGCGCATCAAGGATCGCCACGAGCGCGACCTTCTCTACGGCCCTACCGCGGAAGAGGTCGTGACCGATATTTTTCGGTCATACGTGAAGTCCTACAAAGACTTGCCGAAGAATCTTTACAACATTCAATGGAAGTTTCGCGACGAGCGGCGCCCGCGTTTCGGCGTGATGCGCGGGCGTGAGTTCCTGATGAAGGACGCCTATTCCTTCGACGTCGACGAGGCCGCCGCACGGCGGGCCTACAACCGAATGTTCCTAGCCTATCTCAACGTCTATTCGCGCCTGGGCCTGAAGGCGATCCCCGTGCGGGCCGACACTGGTCCGATCGGCGGCGACCTGAGCCACGAGTTCATCATCCTGGCCGAGACCGGCGAGAGTGAGGTTTTCGCACATAGGGATCTGGTGGAGATGGGCGCGCCCGGCGCCGACATCGATTGGGACGGGGATCTCCAGCCCCTGGTCGATCAACGCACTCGCCTCTACGCTGCGAGCGACGAGATGCATGATCCCGCTCGGTTTGAAGCCGAAGCGCCGGAAGACAAGCGCATGATGGCGCGTGGTATTGAGGTCGGCCACATCTTCTACTTCGGTGAGAAATATTCCAAGCCGATGAAGGCCTCGGTGACCGGGCCGGACGGCGTCGACAAGCCTGTGCACATGGGCTCCTACGGTGTTGGCGTCTCGCGCCTGGTGGCCGGGATCATTGAGGCCAGCCATGACGACGCCGGCATCATCTGGCCGGACTCCGTCGCGCCCTTTGGCGTCGGCATCGTCAACTTGCGCCCCGGCGACGCGGCGGTCGACGCGGCTTCCGAAGAAGCTTACCGCGCGCTCGCCGCCTTTGATCCGTTGCTGGACGACACCGACCAGCGCCCCGGCGCGAAGTTCGCCGCCATGGACCTGGTGGGCATCCCCTGGCAGCTGGTGATCGGGCCCAAGGGTTTGGCTGATGGCGTCGTCGAGCTGAAGCGCCGCGCGACCGGCGAGAAGCAGAGCCTGCCTTTGACCGACGCGCTGAAGGCGATCGGCGCGTGA
- a CDS encoding lipoprotein-releasing ABC transporter permease subunit has product MLASRYLRAKRSQGGVALISVISFIGILLAVATLIIVMSVMNGFRAELLGRILGFNGHLYVAGAPLDPDQRQAAVQRLLKVPNVVQASQVVEAQAIAVGPSQISGAIVRGLSPADLKATQLVSGNIKSGSLREYGVGEYGGDTVVMGERLAQMIGVKVGDYVTLISPSGGATAFGGAPLQKPYLVGATFAVGMSQYDQTYVYMPISQAQLFFGRENAIDVIEVKVADPDAAARMKPGVEQALGRGAIVTDWTQRDSSFWGALKVERNVMRLILMLLVAIAAMNIISGLVMLVKNKGRDIAILRTMGAGQGSILRIFVMAGASVGVLGTAAGMLIGVLFCLYIGPIQNLVEWATGQTVFSSDVYYLSRVPAKVDPAEVGVIVFWALAMSFLATLPPAWRASRLDPVEALRYE; this is encoded by the coding sequence ATGCTGGCGAGTCGCTATCTGCGGGCCAAGCGCAGCCAGGGCGGCGTCGCCCTGATCTCGGTGATCTCCTTCATCGGCATCCTGCTCGCGGTGGCGACGCTCATCATCGTCATGAGCGTGATGAACGGCTTCCGCGCCGAGCTGCTCGGCCGGATTCTCGGCTTCAATGGTCACCTGTATGTGGCTGGCGCGCCGTTGGATCCGGATCAGCGGCAGGCGGCCGTCCAGCGCCTCCTCAAGGTCCCGAACGTCGTCCAGGCCTCCCAGGTGGTCGAGGCCCAGGCGATCGCGGTCGGGCCGTCACAGATCTCCGGCGCGATCGTCCGCGGACTATCGCCAGCTGACCTCAAGGCCACTCAGTTGGTGTCGGGCAACATCAAGTCCGGCTCCCTGCGCGAGTACGGCGTGGGTGAGTACGGCGGCGACACCGTGGTGATGGGCGAACGACTGGCGCAGATGATCGGCGTGAAGGTCGGCGACTACGTGACCCTCATCTCGCCCTCGGGCGGCGCCACGGCGTTCGGCGGCGCGCCGCTGCAAAAGCCCTATCTGGTCGGCGCGACCTTCGCCGTGGGCATGAGCCAGTACGACCAGACCTATGTCTATATGCCGATCAGCCAGGCGCAGCTGTTCTTCGGTCGGGAGAACGCCATCGACGTCATCGAAGTGAAGGTCGCCGATCCCGACGCCGCGGCGCGGATGAAGCCCGGCGTCGAGCAGGCCTTGGGGCGCGGCGCCATCGTCACGGACTGGACCCAGCGGGACAGCTCATTTTGGGGCGCTTTGAAGGTCGAGCGCAATGTGATGCGTCTGATCCTCATGCTCCTGGTGGCGATCGCCGCGATGAACATCATCTCCGGCCTTGTGATGCTGGTGAAGAACAAGGGCCGCGACATCGCCATCCTTCGGACCATGGGGGCAGGGCAGGGGTCGATCCTGCGCATTTTCGTCATGGCCGGCGCCTCTGTCGGCGTCCTGGGCACCGCCGCGGGGATGCTGATCGGCGTGCTCTTCTGCCTGTACATCGGCCCGATCCAGAACTTGGTGGAATGGGCGACGGGCCAGACTGTCTTCTCGTCAGACGTCTATTACCTGAGCCGCGTGCCGGCCAAGGTCGATCCGGCGGAGGTGGGAGTCATCGTCTTCTGGGCGCTGGCCATGAGCTTCCTCGCCACCCTGCCGCCAGCCTGGCGGGCCAGTCGGCTCGATCCGGTGGAGGCGCTTCGCTATGAGTGA
- a CDS encoding YicC/YloC family endoribonuclease yields the protein MSATVSGMTGFGRAEGVHGGWSWAVEARSVNGRNLEVRFRGPPGFDTLERVAREAAQSRFQRGQLTIGLQAKRQEAMGGVRINVEVLERYLAAASPYVATGLAAPPTMDGLLALRGVIEQDAGEDEADSAEAEAAMAASLGLAIAALESARREEGEQLSPILGGLMDRISDLTVQAGALAVDQPGAIKARFARRMAELLGEAVSEERVVQEAAAMAVKADVREELDRLAGHVRAARALLASGEAVGRRLDFLTQEFMREANTLCSKSAIGALTTVGLDLKATIEQFREQVQNVE from the coding sequence ATGAGCGCGACCGTTTCCGGGATGACCGGCTTCGGACGGGCTGAGGGCGTCCACGGGGGCTGGAGCTGGGCGGTCGAGGCGCGCAGCGTCAACGGACGCAACCTCGAAGTTCGGTTCCGTGGCCCGCCAGGGTTTGACACCCTGGAACGAGTGGCGCGCGAGGCCGCGCAGAGCCGGTTCCAGCGGGGGCAGTTGACGATTGGTCTCCAGGCCAAGCGCCAGGAGGCGATGGGCGGCGTTCGCATCAATGTCGAAGTTCTGGAGCGCTATCTGGCTGCGGCCAGTCCCTATGTGGCCACGGGCCTCGCGGCGCCCCCGACCATGGACGGTCTGCTGGCCCTGCGCGGCGTGATCGAGCAAGATGCTGGCGAGGACGAGGCGGATAGCGCTGAGGCGGAGGCGGCCATGGCCGCCTCGCTCGGCCTGGCGATCGCCGCCCTGGAGTCCGCGCGCAGGGAGGAGGGCGAACAGCTGTCGCCGATCCTGGGCGGCCTTATGGATCGCATATCGGACCTGACAGTCCAGGCGGGCGCGCTGGCCGTTGATCAGCCCGGGGCCATCAAGGCGCGCTTCGCGCGGCGGATGGCCGAGCTGCTCGGTGAGGCCGTCAGTGAAGAGCGTGTCGTCCAGGAGGCCGCCGCCATGGCCGTGAAGGCTGATGTGCGCGAGGAGCTCGACCGCTTGGCTGGCCACGTCCGTGCGGCCCGCGCGCTGCTGGCTTCGGGTGAAGCCGTGGGGCGACGACTGGATTTCCTGACTCAGGAATTCATGCGCGAAGCCAACACCCTGTGCTCAAAGTCAGCGATCGGCGCGTTGACGACCGTTGGCTTGGATCTCAAGGCGACGATCGAGCAATTTCGCGAACAGGTGCAGAATGTGGAGTGA
- the fabD gene encoding ACP S-malonyltransferase, translated as MSLAFIFPGQGSQAVGMGAELAEAFASAREVFQEVDDALGQNLSRLMREGPEDQLTLTENAQPALMAVSLAVMRVLERDFSAGIGKAAFVAGHSLGEYSALAAAGALSLSDAARLLRVRGQAMQRALPVGAGAMASLIGPKTDVALAEEAAAEGAKFGVCVVANDNNQGNVVISGDKAAVGAAIEKAKALGARAILLNVSAPFHCPLMQPAADEMAEALASARIIAPAAPVVTNVTARPTLDPEAIRGLLVDQVTGRVRWRESMLWLAGEGGITRFAEAGSGKVLAGMAKRIAPDAAAVSLNSPADLETFAATV; from the coding sequence ATGAGCCTAGCGTTCATCTTTCCCGGACAGGGCAGCCAGGCCGTCGGCATGGGCGCCGAACTGGCCGAGGCCTTCGCCTCGGCGCGCGAAGTCTTCCAGGAGGTCGACGACGCCCTGGGCCAGAACCTCTCTCGGCTGATGCGCGAGGGCCCTGAAGACCAGCTCACCCTAACCGAAAACGCCCAGCCCGCCCTCATGGCGGTGAGCCTGGCGGTGATGCGCGTGCTGGAGCGCGACTTCAGCGCTGGCATCGGCAAGGCGGCCTTCGTGGCGGGCCATAGCCTGGGTGAATATTCGGCCCTCGCCGCCGCTGGCGCGCTCAGCCTTTCCGATGCGGCCCGACTCCTGAGGGTGCGCGGCCAGGCCATGCAGCGCGCCTTGCCGGTGGGCGCAGGCGCCATGGCCTCCCTGATCGGTCCGAAGACCGATGTCGCTCTGGCCGAGGAGGCCGCCGCCGAGGGCGCCAAGTTCGGCGTCTGCGTGGTCGCCAACGACAACAACCAAGGCAATGTGGTCATCAGCGGCGACAAGGCCGCCGTCGGCGCCGCGATCGAGAAGGCCAAGGCGCTAGGGGCGCGTGCGATCCTGCTGAACGTGTCGGCGCCGTTCCACTGCCCGCTGATGCAGCCGGCCGCAGACGAGATGGCCGAGGCCCTGGCGTCGGCGCGGATCATCGCGCCCGCTGCGCCCGTGGTGACCAATGTCACGGCGCGGCCGACGCTGGATCCGGAAGCGATCCGCGGCCTTCTGGTCGATCAGGTGACCGGCCGGGTGCGCTGGCGCGAGAGCATGCTATGGCTCGCTGGCGAAGGCGGAATCACACGGTTCGCCGAGGCGGGTTCGGGCAAGGTCCTGGCTGGGATGGCGAAACGGATCGCCCCTGACGCAGCGGCCGTTTCCCTGAACAGCCCGGCCGATCTCGAAACCTTCGCCGCGACCGTCTAA
- a CDS encoding acyl carrier protein, with product MSDVLERVRKIVIEHLDADPEKVTEKASFIDDLGADSLDNVELVMAFEEEFDIEIPDDAAEHIQTVGDAVKFIQERVGA from the coding sequence ATGTCCGACGTCCTTGAGCGCGTCCGTAAGATCGTCATCGAACACCTGGACGCCGATCCGGAGAAGGTCACTGAAAAGGCCAGCTTCATCGACGATCTGGGCGCCGACAGCCTCGACAACGTCGAGCTTGTGATGGCCTTTGAAGAAGAGTTCGACATCGAAATTCCCGACGACGCGGCCGAACACATCCAGACGGTCGGCGACGCCGTGAAGTTCATCCAGGAGCGGGTCGGCGCCTAA
- the fabG gene encoding 3-oxoacyl-[acyl-carrier-protein] reductase, which yields MFDLTGKTALVTGATGGIGAAIARALHAQGATVVLSGTREVALQTLAEELKERVAIAPANLSDSAAVDGLVEKAETIAGQPLDILVANAGITRDGLILRMKDADWEDVIKVNLESYFRLARAATKGMMRRRHGRIIGITSIVGVTGNPGQTNYAASKAGMIGFSKALAQEVATRGITVNCVAPGFIESPMTDALNESQKAQIMGTIPANRLGTGSEVAAACAYLASAEAAYVTGQTLHVNGGMAMI from the coding sequence ATGTTCGACCTGACCGGCAAGACCGCCCTCGTCACCGGGGCCACCGGCGGCATCGGCGCCGCGATCGCCCGCGCGCTGCACGCCCAGGGCGCGACGGTCGTGCTCTCCGGCACCCGCGAGGTGGCGCTGCAGACGCTGGCCGAAGAGCTCAAGGAGCGTGTCGCCATCGCGCCGGCGAATCTGTCGGACTCCGCGGCCGTGGACGGCCTGGTGGAGAAGGCGGAGACCATCGCCGGCCAGCCGCTGGACATCCTGGTCGCCAACGCCGGCATCACACGCGACGGCTTGATCTTGCGAATGAAGGACGCCGACTGGGAAGACGTGATCAAGGTGAACCTTGAGAGCTACTTCCGGCTGGCCCGGGCGGCGACCAAGGGCATGATGCGTCGTCGCCATGGCCGCATCATCGGCATCACCTCGATCGTCGGCGTGACCGGCAATCCAGGGCAAACCAACTACGCCGCCTCCAAGGCCGGCATGATCGGCTTCTCCAAGGCGCTCGCTCAGGAGGTCGCGACCCGCGGAATCACCGTGAACTGCGTCGCCCCCGGCTTCATAGAAAGCCCGATGACGGACGCCTTGAACGAATCCCAGAAGGCCCAGATCATGGGGACAATCCCGGCCAACCGGCTCGGGACCGGATCGGAAGTCGCGGCGGCCTGCGCCTACCTGGCGAGCGCCGAGGCGGCTTATGTCACAGGGCAAACCTTGCACGTCAACGGCGGCATGGCGATGATCTGA